TATCCCGAGCTCTCGACCAAGTTCGACGTCGATCAGGCGCTCGCGGCGGTGACCCGCCGCGGCTTCCTCGAGCGCTATTGCGATACCGGCACGCTCTGCTGCATGGCGCATTTTCCCTCGCCCTCGGTGGGGCGCATCACCCGCTGGGGCGAGGGCTTCGCCTGCAGTCCCGTGGATCTGTGAGGGGCGCCGGGCCTCAGGCCCAGAGCCGCTCGCGCTCGCGGCCGCGATAGAGCGGCGCGACATATTCGCCATAGCCGTTGAAGAGCTGGGTCGGCACGCGCCCGCCGCCGCCGATCAGCTCCTCGGTCGCCTGGCTCCAGCGCGGATGGGCCACGGCCGGGTTCACATTGGCCCAGAAGCCGTATTCGCCGCCCTGCAGCCGCTCCCAGAAGCTCTGCGGCCGCTCCTCGGTGAAGGAGATGCGGACGATCGACTTGACCGACTTGAACCCGTACTTCCACGGCACGATGAGGCGCAGCGGCGCGCCGTGCTGCGGCGGGACCGGCTTGCCGTAGATGCCGGTGACGAGGATGGCGAGGTCGTGCGCCGCCTCGTCGATCGTCAGGCCCTCGACATAGGGCCAGGAATACCACGGTGACCGCATGCCCGGCGCCCAGCTCTGGGTGTCGAAGGTCTCCATGCGGACGAATTTGGCCGAGCCGAGCGGCTGGACCATGTCCATGAGCGCCTTGATGGGGAAGCCGGTCCAAGGCACCGTCATGCCCCAGGCCTCGACGCAGCGGAAGCGATAGACGCGCTCCTCGAGCGGCATGGCGCGGATCAGCTTGTCGATGTCGATCGTCTGCGGCTTCTCGACCAGGCCGTCGATCTTCACCGTCCAGGGACGGATCGGCAGGGCCTGCGCGGCCCGCGCGATCTGCTTCGACGTGCCGAACTCGTAGAAATTGTTGTAGTTCGCCGCCACCTGCTCGGCGGTGAGCGGGCGTTCCACCGTGTAGGTGCCATTGCGGCGGGCCGGATAAAGGTCGGCGGTCGGGTCGGTCGCGGCTTCGGCGGGCGAGCCGCCGCCCAGCGTCGCAGCGGCGGCAAGGCCGGCGCTGGCCGCCATGACGCTGCGTCGCGACAGGAACGCCGCCTCGGGCGTCACCGCGCTTTCCGGCAATTCCCAGCCACGTCGTGACTTGATCAGCATCGGGGGGCTCCCTTCGTCATGGGTTCAGGCTATAGCCGCGCGCGTTCGCGACCAAATCACACCGTGGCGAGTCGCCGATTCCGGAGAACCTCGTGCTGCCGCAGTCTCTCGTTCCCTATATCGGTCTCGCCGCGGCTTTCGTTACGACCTTCTGCTGGCTGCCGCAGGCGATCCGCATCATCCGCACCCGCGACACCAAGGCGATCTCGCTTCCCGCCTACGGCGCCTTCGCCTTCGGCATCGCCCTGTGGCTGGTCTACGGCCTGTCGCTGGGCGACCTGCCGCTC
This portion of the Phreatobacter oligotrophus genome encodes:
- the msrP gene encoding protein-methionine-sulfoxide reductase catalytic subunit MsrP translates to MLIKSRRGWELPESAVTPEAAFLSRRSVMAASAGLAAAATLGGGSPAEAATDPTADLYPARRNGTYTVERPLTAEQVAANYNNFYEFGTSKQIARAAQALPIRPWTVKIDGLVEKPQTIDIDKLIRAMPLEERVYRFRCVEAWGMTVPWTGFPIKALMDMVQPLGSAKFVRMETFDTQSWAPGMRSPWYSWPYVEGLTIDEAAHDLAILVTGIYGKPVPPQHGAPLRLIVPWKYGFKSVKSIVRISFTEERPQSFWERLQGGEYGFWANVNPAVAHPRWSQATEELIGGGGRVPTQLFNGYGEYVAPLYRGRERERLWA
- a CDS encoding SemiSWEET family sugar transporter, encoding MLPQSLVPYIGLAAAFVTTFCWLPQAIRIIRTRDTKAISLPAYGAFAFGIALWLVYGLSLGDLPLILSNTVTLALQLTIVGLKLKYG